The Halosolutus gelatinilyticus genome contains the following window.
GACGAGATTGATCTGAGCGATGCGTCAACGCTTGACCACCGAGACGAGAAGGTCGTAAAGGCGATCGTCGCCGATGGTCGCAAGCGGTTGACGCTCTCAGATCTTCACGAGCTGTACCGCGGCCATACCGACGTCTGATCGAAGGAAACCCTGAGAGAGTGGACGAAAACGCTGACGTCGAGCGATCTATTCGAGCTCGAAAACCGAGGGCTTCGCACCACGACGTGGCGGTTTACTGGGTTAAACAGTGTATGAGATATTAGCGATTTAAATCTGATCAAGTAACGCTTGTTTTTTCTCTTTGAACTCTTCGTCACTGACTACACCCTTATCATGTAACTCTTTGAGCTTTTCCAGTTGATCAAGCGGATCAGGTTCTGATTCAGCCACCACAGTCTCGGGTTGGCTGGTTTCTTCCATTTTTTCGCGAATGAAGCGAACAATTTCTCGTGTTTCATCTTTACCAGGCTCTGTAACTTGAATGTGGTAAGTTTGACCAGGCGTTTGCAACGATAGTCGCTTGTTTACGAGCCCAGTATCGAGATCAACACTAGTGATGTTCCGATATGGAACCGACCGCTCATCGCTCCCTAACCACTGTGGAATCTTTATTGCTATTCGTTGATCAGTGATTGCAGCTCGGACGTAGCCTTTGGTTCCGCTCTTTCGCGATCGGTCGTCTCCAAATAGAGATGTCCCTGCCGATGACCCTTCGACATCAATTGTTCCTCCTCGTGTAATGTAATGAACGGACTCTCCCTCGTCAAGAATATCTTCAATCTTTCCTAATCGGGCAGCGGTCACGTAGTCTCCCTGTGGACTACATTTGTATTCAGTAGGAATCTGCTCGTCTGAATTGGATCCAAACAATCCCATACCCTGTGAACGTACTCCTCTATAATAATGTTTTTAGCTGACTTATCCGATTGTATGGATCTATTCTAAACAGGTCACTGTGTTGAATACAATGTCGAGTGCATCGATGAATATCTTGTCAACAACTGGCTAAACATCGATTTCAAGGATCTAGTTGGTTGCAAGCGAGTCAAGTTAGCCCTCGTTGGAAGCGACCAAAGCACTGAGTGCTTCAACAATAATCGCAGATGACGTCGGCGAATCTTCGATTTCAAATCAGCCCATTTTTCCGAGCGTTCTTGCGTAACGAGTCCAAGTCCAGTTCTTCACTCATGTGCAAATGCTCGAAGGTAGAGAGTGCTGCATCGAGAGGAACATCGACCTCGTACTCGTAGTAGATCCCCCCAGCCCGACCCTCGTTTCGTTTGGTCCGCTCGAGAACACCGAGCATGGATAGCTCGGCGAGATGGTTGTGGAATGCACGGCCACCGAGCGGATCGCGATCTGTTGCGGTCGCCAGATCTTGGTACTGTTCGTATATCGTTTGTTTCTGTAAGGGGACGTCCTCCTGATTTGCAACCGTACACGAGACGACGGCCAAGAGCGCAAGATGACCATGCGAGGTCAGATCCTTCATCGACTCTTCGATCCGCTGCTTCTCAAGCAGTTGCTTTGCCTCTCGGACATGATCTTCAGTAACCGTCTGATCGTTCTGACGACGAGCGAGATCACCAGCTTCGAGGAGGAGATCAAGCGCTTGCCGTGCACTCCCCTTATCTTGGGCGGCGAAAGCGGCACACAACGGGACTACATCACCATCGAGGACACCGGATTCGAATGCACGATCGGCCCGGCGTTCAAGGATATTTTTCAGATCGGTAGCATCGTACGGTGGGAAGTGAAGTTCCCGTTCACAGAGCGTGTCTTCCACGCGAGGATCGAGCTTATCACGGAACTTGAAATCGTTGCTGATCCCAATGATTCCGACGCGAGCATTCTCAATCTTGTCGTTACTCCGAGCGCGCGGAAGTTGATAAAGAATCGAGTCGTCGTCACCGATATAATCGACCTCGTCAAGGACGATTAGGACGCTTCCGCCGATCGAGTCAAGTTCCTCCCAGAGCATTTCGTAAACCGCGTTCAACGGATATCCGGTCCGACTGATCTGGTTAGTCGGATCACGAAGACTATTGACCAAGGCAACTGCAACCCGGTAGCTGCTAGTGAGGTCCTCACAGTTAAGATAGATTGTTGTAACGTCTACATCGTCGTATTGCTCGGCATCTTCCTCGAGATGGTGGAGAAGGTACTTCGTAGCAGCTGTCTTTCCGACACCAGTTTTCCCGTAGAGAAAGATGTTCCGAGGCTGGGATCCGTTGATAACGGGTTGGAGGTACCCAGTGTATTGATCGAGTTCGTTATCACGTTCTTCGAGCGATTGAGGTTGATAATCATCATGAAGGACGTTCTCGTCCTCGAAGATATCTTCACTTCGCTCGAAGAGAGCCATATCAAAATCACTGTATTTCAACCTTATAAAACCACTGCCGCAATCGTTACAATCGATTCGTCCGTTTCAGCCGTTTTGGATACACACCCACACCACTGATTCAATCGTTTAGTGGCCCGAGAGTGATGTGAGAGAGGGAATTTTGCAGAAATCGATCTTGAGCCAGGCCTAGATTTATGAGGCCAGCGTTAGAACCAAATCCGTAGTACAAGAGATCTGAGAACGTTTGAATGAGTGGTGTGTAGTGACTTAGTTTCACAGCAGGGTTTTGTAGGATCCTCTAATTGGTTGAATTCTCTGGATAGAGGCCTACATTCGATCCTTTCTCGATTTCTTTGGTTTTGAAGGGTAATGAGACCGCATGCAGGAACGATTGAATGGGTGGTGTCTCTCTATTCCCTTCTCAGTAGTTGTGATAGATTTCTTTGTCTACTGACGTGAATACAGTGTTGCATATAGGTCAAATAGGTAACAGAGCGACTACCGATCTATCCGGAAGACATCAGAAACTGCGTGCTGAATATAGAGGGTCCACACACCACAGCTATTTTTCTTCTTTAGGTTCTGGTACGATTATGAGCGACGAAGAGGTGAAGGCACGGATAATTGAAAAACTATTACGAAAGCACTCAACTGGACCGAGTGCCACACCAATTGACGAAGTACCGTCTTGGTTTCCGAGCCATCAGAAGGGTGATTCTCAGGAGTCCGTAAAAGAACTCCTTCGTGACCCAGAATCACCGGTAGTAGAAGCACCCGGGATCGCTGTGACAAATATCGAGTTGGGAAGTGTTGACCGTGCTGTAGAATATCTACAATCAAGGGAGCGTCAGGTCCCTTGGTTTCTTCAGGAAGGATATGGTGAAGACCCACATACATTGCCAGATAGTTCTGAAGACAGACTACATGATCGAATATCCGATTTAGAAGATGAGTTAGAAATGATGAATGAAACAGCAGAGGATTGGCGCTCAGAAGCCAGACGGCGGCAACGGTTAGGTGTACTATTTGGTGCTATCGGGTTCATGTCGGGATTTGCCACATCTGGACTATTGGGGTATATCTTTTGAGAGCGGTTATCAGCGATCTGAATGTAAGGCACTTACGAGATATCCTCTTTGTATCTTGCACGCTTCGCTCGACCTATCCAATAGCTGGCAGAATGGGCGTGCAAGATATAGAGGGGGGTTCAGTTTGGCAGCCGCGTTCGTTTCAGTCGTTTCGACTGAAACATGTGATAAGTATGCCTTCCTGTATTCCGTCAGTGAGACCGACGGATCCCGGGTTTCAGAAGGAAACCCTGATGGTCTACACGGTTCGAATATGTGAACGAACCAAGTGGAATGACGGATGACTGACGAACCAACGCTCACACCGATGACGAAGCTATACTGGCTTGGGTTGCTCGAAAAAGACCGCGGGGTATGGGTTCTCCGGGACGGGGAAGGAGACGAAGCTGAGGTTAACGCCCGGCGAGAGGACGACCGCCTCGAATTCATCGCAACGGCAGAGGCTGCGAGACTTTTGGACGATGTCGAGATCGGCAACTCGATTGGGACGATGCCGATTGCACAGTTGAACGACCAAGACCGCCAGATGGACGATTCGATCACCACACTTGATGAAGCGCTGAAGATCGGGGAGGCGGCAAAGATCGAGTTTAAGCAGGAGTGCCCGCCAGACGCGAGCAAGCTTGCAAAGGAGGTCGTCGCGCTAGCGAACCACCAAGGCGGCATCTTGGTCATCGGTGTTGACGACGACGGCTCTGTGCATGGACTGGACAATATCGCAACAACGGAGTCTCGGCTCATCGACGTATGTAAAGAGTACATCGACCCGCCGATTAAGGACATCTCCACGGAGCGTAAAACACGGTGTGGTGAAGGCGTTCTGGTTGTGCGTGTTCCGAGCGCGAATTCGATGGAGCAG
Protein-coding sequences here:
- a CDS encoding PH domain-containing protein; protein product: MGLFGSNSDEQIPTEYKCSPQGDYVTAARLGKIEDILDEGESVHYITRGGTIDVEGSSAGTSLFGDDRSRKSGTKGYVRAAITDQRIAIKIPQWLGSDERSVPYRNITSVDLDTGLVNKRLSLQTPGQTYHIQVTEPGKDETREIVRFIREKMEETSQPETVVAESEPDPLDQLEKLKELHDKGVVSDEEFKEKKQALLDQI
- a CDS encoding orc1/cdc6 family replication initiation protein, which encodes MALFERSEDIFEDENVLHDDYQPQSLEERDNELDQYTGYLQPVINGSQPRNIFLYGKTGVGKTAATKYLLHHLEEDAEQYDDVDVTTIYLNCEDLTSSYRVAVALVNSLRDPTNQISRTGYPLNAVYEMLWEELDSIGGSVLIVLDEVDYIGDDDSILYQLPRARSNDKIENARVGIIGISNDFKFRDKLDPRVEDTLCERELHFPPYDATDLKNILERRADRAFESGVLDGDVVPLCAAFAAQDKGSARQALDLLLEAGDLARRQNDQTVTEDHVREAKQLLEKQRIEESMKDLTSHGHLALLAVVSCTVANQEDVPLQKQTIYEQYQDLATATDRDPLGGRAFHNHLAELSMLGVLERTKRNEGRAGGIYYEYEVDVPLDAALSTFEHLHMSEELDLDSLRKNARKNGLI
- a CDS encoding AlbA family DNA-binding domain-containing protein, producing MTDEPTLTPMTKLYWLGLLEKDRGVWVLRDGEGDEAEVNARREDDRLEFIATAEAARLLDDVEIGNSIGTMPIAQLNDQDRQMDDSITTLDEALKIGEAAKIEFKQECPPDASKLAKEVVALANHQGGILVIGVDDDGSVHGLDNIATTESRLIDVCKEYIDPPIKDISTERKTRCGEGVLVVRVPSANSMEQPYRYDGTAHGRIVHHTRELSDEEIEEWGGTSS